The Verrucomicrobiota bacterium genome contains the following window.
CTGTAGCCATCAGCAGTTGCAGAACGGCGAGATCGTGCCAATCAATCGCGCTTATTTCGTACAGGCGTCGGACAAGTTAGCCGGACAGGGCGAACGGGTGCTGGGTATTGCCTGGCTTGCGAACCCCACAGGTCTTAACGTCGGCACCCTTGCTCCGGCTGATTTGCCGCGCAATCTGGTGCTGCTAAGCCTGATCGGCCTACTTGATCCGCCACGCAAGGAGGCGATTGAGGCGGTTAAGGAATGTCACGCTGGCGGCATCCGAGTGACGATGATCACCGGTGACCACAAGATCACCGCCGCGGCCATTGCCAAGATGCTTGGTATCGGCGACGGCAAAACAGCGATGGAGGGTGTGGAGGTTGAGAAACTCGATCTGGCCGAACTGCGCAAGAGTGTCATGAGGGTCGACGTATTCGCCCGATCCAGTCCCGAGCACAAGCTGCGGTTGGTGGAGGCGATTCAGGCAAACGGGCAGATCGTCGCCATGACCGGTGATGGCGTCAACGACGCCCCCGCGTTGAAGAAAGCAGACATCGGCGTAGCCATGGGCATCAAGGGCACTGAGGTCACCAAGGAGGCGGCTGAAATGGTGCTTGCCGACGATAACTTCGCGTCCATCAGTGCGGCAGTCAAAGAAGGGCGCACGGTATACAATAATATCGAAAAGGCGATCCTGTTCCTGCTTCCGACCAATGTAGCGCAGGGTCTGGTGATCATGGTCGCGATCATCATGGATTTCACGATGCCGATCACGACGCCTCAGATTCTGTGGGTCAATATGATCACCTCCGTAGCGCTTGGTCTGGTTTGCGCATTCGAACCGCACGAACTAAATGTGATGAAGCTCCCCCCACGCGCCGTGGATCGTCCTCTGCTAACCGGCTTTGGTCTCTGGCGCGTGATCTTCGTCGGCCTGGCGCTGCTAACCTATACGCTGTGGGCGTTCTTCTGGATGAAGGGTCAGCATGTGTCCGACGCGATGGCACGCACGGTGGCCGTCAACGCGATCACCATCGGCCAGTGCTTCTATCTCCTCAACAGCCGATACCTGATCGACAGCTCGGTCTCCATACGGGCTCACCTTGAAAACAAGTACCTGCCGATTGGCATCGGTGCGGTCATTGTGCTGCAACTGATGTTCACGTACCTGCCGCCGCTACAACGCATCTTCGAAACTGAGGCGGTGCCACTTTATGTGTGGCCCTGGCTGCTGGGCGGCGGCCTGCTGTTCTTCTTCTTTGTTGAGGCTGAAAAAATGACGATTCGATTTTATCGCAAGTCCTCATTGTCCGCCGCAGTTGTGGTCGGGTCCGGCGGACTTAGCGCAACGCCTGAGTGCGATGAGCGACATGGGAACCTTTAAGGTCCAAGTGACACGATAACCTTAATAGGATTTATCGGTCAGTAATCCTTCAATATCAAGCTGGGAGCTTAACGGTTCTGCCTCTTCAACCCCCTTCCTTAATCTTCTCTGCGTCCTCTGCGCCACCGCGCGAGTAAAAGGCTTTGAAGTTTCCTAGACGGCAAAACTCCAAGCCTTATTCTGGGGAATGGAGATAGAGGCACCGATACCTTTTCAGAAACGCACAAGCCTGAGATTGCCTCTGGTCTCAGCCTCGGTAGAAGCAGGGTTTCCTTCGCCGGCAGACGACCACATGGAGCGTGGGATCGATCTGAATGAGGAGCTGATCCGCAATCCAGCTGCTACTTTCTTGGTCCGGGTGAAGGGGGAGTCCATGCGCGATGCCGGGATCCATGCGGGGGATGTCCTGATCGTGGATAAGTCGCTCACTCCGACCGATCGGAAGATCGTGGTGGCGATGATCGACGGGAACTTCACGGTGAAGCGGTTCAGAAAAACCAATGGGCGGATCTTCCTAGAGGCGGCGAACTCTTCCTTCGAGCCTATCGAGGTGACGGAGGGGCAAGAGCTCACGATCTTCGGGGTGGTCTCCTACATCATTCACCAGGCGAGGTAGGGGATGATTGCCCTCGTCGATTGCAACAACTTCTTCTGCTCGTGCGAGCGGGTCTTCAACCCGGTGCTCCAGGGTAAGCCGGTCGTGGTGCTCTCGAATAATGACGGCTGCATCATCTCCCGGAGTGAGGAGGCTAAGGCGATAGGCATTCCCATGGGTGCGCCACTGCATGAGCAGCAGGAGGTGATCCGGAAGCACGGTGTCCAGGTCTTCAGCTCCAACTACACGCTCTACGGCGATATGTCGGCGCGGGTGATGTCGATCCTGCGGGATGAAGTGCCGGCCATGGAGGTCTACTCGATCGATGAGGCATTCCTACAGCTGCCGAATAACTTTAGCGAAGAGAACGCACGAGCCCTGAGAGCGAAGATCCTCCAGTGGACAGGTATTCCTGTTTGCATCGGGATCGGATCGACCAAGCTCCTGGCCAAGCTCGCCAACCGACACGCGAAGAAGAACAAGGCGCTCACGGGGGGAGTCTTCGATCTGACTCACTTCTGGGATCCGGACGGGATCATGGCAGAAACTCCCACGGACGGTCTCTGGGGTGTGGGCAAGAACCTGGCACTCCGACTCAAGGGGATGGGGATCAAGACGGCCCTGGATTTCCAGCATGCGGATCCTGCGGCGATCAG
Protein-coding sequences here:
- the umuD gene encoding translesion error-prone DNA polymerase V autoproteolytic subunit, which gives rise to MEIEAPIPFQKRTSLRLPLVSASVEAGFPSPADDHMERGIDLNEELIRNPAATFLVRVKGESMRDAGIHAGDVLIVDKSLTPTDRKIVVAMIDGNFTVKRFRKTNGRIFLEAANSSFEPIEVTEGQELTIFGVVSYIIHQAR